A window of Phycobacter azelaicus contains these coding sequences:
- a CDS encoding DUF1127 domain-containing protein, translating to MTQPTTSAYPNVTYLNTQAALPLLAQVAVQVAVLVTKWSLRRRSRTQLRRLSDEQLRDIGVTRAEAHYEATLPFWRP from the coding sequence ATGACACAGCCTACAACCTCCGCCTATCCGAACGTTACTTATCTGAATACCCAAGCAGCCTTGCCGCTGCTGGCGCAGGTTGCGGTACAGGTCGCTGTTCTGGTCACAAAATGGTCCTTGCGCCGCCGCAGCCGAACACAGCTCCGCCGCCTGAGCGATGAGCAACTCCGCGACATCGGAGTGACGCGCGCTGAAGCCCATTATGAAGCAACTCTTCCGTTCTGGCGCCCCTGA